Proteins from one Xiphophorus hellerii strain 12219 chromosome 8, Xiphophorus_hellerii-4.1, whole genome shotgun sequence genomic window:
- the sptan1 gene encoding spectrin alpha chain, non-erythrocytic 1 isoform X1 — protein sequence MDTVGVKVLETAEDIQERRQQVLDRYRRFKDLSMVRRQKLEDSYRFQFFRRDADELEKWIQEKLQIASDENYKDPSNLQGKLQKHQAFEAEVQANAAAIIELDKTGNLMITEGHFASETIRSRLEELHRLWDLLLQKTKEKGMRLLQAQKLLQYLRECEDALDWISDKEAIVTSEELGQDLEHVELLQKKFEEFQTDLAAHEERVNEVNQLAGKLIQEAHPENELIVRKQEEVNAAWQRLKGLALQRQTRLFGSAEVQRFNRDVDETISWIKEKEQLMASDDFGRDLASVQALLRKQEGLERDLAALKDKVNTLGGDAERLQQTHPQNASQIHLKKDELITNWEQIQTLAAERHARLNDSYHLQRFTADFRDLTSWVTEMKALINADELANDVAGAEALLDRHQEHKGEIDAHEDSFRATDEAGQALLSAGHYASEEVKEKLGILAQEKESLLELWEVRRQQYEQCMDLQLFYRDTEQVDNWMSKQEAFLLNEDLGDSLDSVEALLKKHEDFEKSLSAQEEKITALDEFATKLIQNSHYAKEDVATRRDALLNRRNALHERAQARRAALEDSFHLQQFFRDSDELKSWINEKMKTATDESYKDPSNLQGKVQKHQAFEAELSANQSRIDALQKSGQELLDRKHYASAEVTARMEDVSAQWKKLLEATELKGIKLREANQQQQFNRNVEDIELWLYEVEGHLASDDYGKDLTSVQNLQKKHALLEADVAAHQDRIDGITIQARQFQEAGHFDADNIQKKQEALVVRYEALREPMAARKQKLSDSLRLQQLFRDVEDEETWIREKEPIASSTNRGKDLIGVQNLLKKHQALQAEITGHEPRIKAVTQKGETMVEEGHFAGEEVKAKLGELHGRWDTLKGKAGQRRQDLEDSLQAQQYFADANEAESWMREKEPIVGSPDYGKDEDSAEALLKKHEALMSDLTAYGSSIQALKEQAQSCRQQVAPTDDETGKELVLALYDYQEKSPREVTMKKGDILTLLNSTNKDWWKVEVNDRQGFVPAAYVKKLDPTQSSSRENLLDEHGSIAARQEQIENQLVTKEPCSVSVRMKQVEELYGTLLELGEKRKDMLEKSCKKFMLFREANELQQWIHEKESALTNEEVGSDLEQVEVLQKKFDDFQKDLKANESRLRDINKVASELESEGLMAEEAPMVQAQQQEQLGSAPGKDESDSKTASPWKTIRLGVQTTANFNTIKELNNRWRSLQQLAEDRSNMLGSAHEVQRFHRDADETKEWIEEKNQALNTDNYGHDLASVQALQRKHEGFERDLAALGDKVKSLGETAERLIQSHPEAVDDIQEKCTELNTAWSSLVGRADQRKEKLGNSHDLQRFLSDFRDLMSWINGIRGLVSSEELAKDVTGAEALLERHQEHRTEIDARAGTFQAFEQFGQQLLARGHYASPDIQQKLKALDQERADLEKAWVQRRMMLDQCLELQLFNRDCEQAENWMAAREAFLASDDKGDSLDSVEALIKKHEDFDKAINVQEEKIAALQSFADQLIGADHYAKPEIYNRRNEVLDRWRRLKAQMIEKRSKLGESQTLQQFSRDVDEIEAWISEKLQTATDESYKDPTNIQLSKLLSKHQKHQAFEAELHANADRIKGVIDTGNALIQRGACAGSEDAVKARLNALDEQWQFLVNKSAEKSQKLKEANKQQNFNTGIKDFDFWLSEVEALLASEDYGKDLASVNNLLKKHQLLEADISAHEDRLKDLNGQADSLMASNAFDTSQVKDKRDAVNGRFAKIKSMAAGRRAKLNESHRLHQFFRDLDDEESWIKEKKLLVGSEDYGRDLTGVQNLRKKHKRLEAELAAHEPAIQSVLDTGKKLSDDNTIGQEEIQQRLAQFVDHWKELKDLSGARGKRLEESLEYQQFVANVEEEEAWINEKLNLVGSEDYGDTLAAVQGLLKKHEAFETDFTVHRDRVGDVCANGEELIKKNNHHVDNISAKMAALRGKVSELERAAAQRKAKLDENSAFLQFNWKADVVESWIGEKENSLKTDDYGRDLSSVQTLLTKQETFDAGLQAFQQEGITNITALKDQLLAAQHVQSKAIEARHAALIKRWNQLLSNSAARKKKLLEAQDHFRKVEDLFLTFAKKASAFNSWFENAEEDLTDPVRCNSLEEIRALREAHEAFRSSLSSAQTDFNQLAELDQQIKSYQVASNPYTWFTMEALEETWRNLQKIIKERELELQKEQRRQEENDKLRQEFAQHANAFHQWLQETRTYLLDGSCMVEESGTLESQLEATKRKHQEIRAMRSQLKKIEDLGAAMEEALILDNKYTEHSTVGLAQQWDQLDQLGMRMQHNLEQQIQARNTTGVTEEALKEFSMMFKHFDKEKSGRLNHQEFKSCLRSLGYDLPMVEEGEPDPEFEAILDTVDPNRDGNVSLQEYMAFMISRETENVKSSEEIESAFRALSAENKPYVTKEELYQNLTKEQADYCLSHMKPYLDSKGRELPSAFDFVEFTRSLFVN from the exons ATGGACACGGTCGGAGTCAAAGTGCTGGAAACGGCCGAAGACATCCAGGAGCGCCGGCAGCAGGTTCTGGACCGGTACCGGCGCTTCAAGGATCTGTCCATGGTCCGGCGCCAGAAGCTGGAGGATTCGTACCGATTCCAGTTCTTCCGCCGGGACGCCGACGAGTTGGAGAAATGGATCCAGGAGAAGCTGCAGATCGCCTCTGACGAGAACTACAAGGACCCGTCCAACCTGCAG GGGAAGCTGCAGAAGCACCAGGCGTTTGAGGCCGAGGTCCAGGCCAACGCGGCGGCCATCATCGAACTGGACAAGACGGGGAACCTGATGATCACCGAGGGACACTTCGCCTCCGAGACCATCCGG AGCCGCCTGGAGGAACTGCACCGCCTCTGggacctgctgctgcagaagaCCAAGGAGAAGGGCATGCGGCTGCTGCAGGCCCAGAAACTGCTGCAGTACCTGCGGGAGTGTGAAGACGCTCTGGACTGGATCAGCGACAAg GAGGCCATCGTGACCTCTGAGGAGCTGGGTCAGGACCTGGAGCACGTGGAGCTCCTGCAGAAGAAGTTTGAGGAGTTCCAGACGGACCTTGCGGCTCATGAGGAGCGCGTGAACGAGGTGAACCAGCTGGCCGGGAAGCTGATCCAGGAGGCGCACCCGGAGAACGAGCTGATCGTTAGGAAGCAGGAGGAGGTGAACGCGGCCTGGCAGCGCCTGAAGGGCCTGGCTCTGCAGAGGCAGACCCGGCTGTTCGGCTCGGCCGAGGTGCAGCGCTTCAACAG AGATGTGGATGAGACCATCAGCTGGATCAAGGAGAAGGAGCAGCTGATGGCGTCCGATGACTTTGGGCGGGACTTGGCCAGCGTTCAGGCTCTGCTGAGGAAACAGGAGGGTCTGGAGCGAGACCTGGCGGCTCTGAAGGACAAG GTGAACACTCTGGGTGGGGACGCCGAGCGCCTGCAGCAGACCCATCCTCAGAACGCTTCCCAGATCCACCTGAAGAAAGATGAACTCATCACCAACTGGGAGCAGATCCAGACGCTGGCTGCTGAGCGCCACGCCCGCCTCAACGACTCCTACCA TCTGCAGCGTTTCACCGCTGACTTCAGGGATCTGACCAGCTGGGTGACGGAGATGAAGGCTCTGATTAATGCCGACGAGCTGGCCAACGACGTGGCCGGAGCCGAGGCTCTGCTGGACCGGCACCAGGAGCACAAG GGGGAAATCGATGCCCACGAGGACAGCTTCAGGGCCACAGATGAAGCTGGTCAGGCCCTGCTCAGTGCAGGACACTACGCCTCCGAGGAGGTCAAGGAGAAG ctggGGATCCTGGCCCAGGAGAAGGAGTCCCTCCTGGAGCTGTGGGAGGTCCGCCGGCAGCAGTACGAACAGTGCATGGACCTGCAACTGTTCTACAGGGACACGGAGCAGGTGGACAACTGGATGAGCAAGCAGGAG GCTTTCCTTCTGAACGAAGACCTGGGAGACTCCCTGGACAGCGTGGAAGCTCTGCTGAAGAAACACGAGGACTTTGAGAAGTCTCTCAGCGCTCAGGAGGAGAAAATCACG GCTCTGGATGAATTCGCCACCAAGCTGATCCAGAACAGCCACTATGCTAAGGAGGACGTGGCAACACGCAGAGACGCT CTCCTCAACCGCAGGAACGCCCTGCATGAGCGTGCTCAGGCCCGCCGGGCCGCCCTGGAGGACTCCTTCCACCTGCAGCAGTTCTTCAGGGACTCCGATGAGCTGAAGAGTTGGATCAACGAGAAAATGAAGACTGCTACAGATGAGTCCTACAAG GACCCGTCCAACCTGCAGGGGAAGGTGCAGAAACACCAGGCCTTCGAGGCCGagctgtcagccaatcagagccgcATCGACGCCCTGCAGAAGTCCGgccaggagctgctggacaggAAGCACTATGCCTCCGCTGAGGTCACCGCCCGCATGGAAGATGTTAGCGCGCAGTGGAAGAAGCTGCTGGAGGCCACAGAGCTCAAAG gTATCAAGCTGCGGGAGgccaaccagcagcagcagttcaaCAGGAACGTGGAGGACATTGAGCTCTGGCTCTATGAGGTGGAAGGCCACTTGGCCTCTGACGACTATGGGAAAGACCTGACGAGTGTCCAGAACCTGCAGAAGAAGCATGCCCTGCTGGAGGCCGACGTGGCAGCTCACCAG GATCGGATCGACGGAATCACCATCCAGGCTCGGCAGTTCCAGGAAGCCGGCCACTTTGACGCAGACAACATCCAGAAGAAGCAGGAGGCTCTGGTGGTTCGCTATGAAGCTCTACGGGAGCCGATGGCGGCTCGCAAGCAGAAGCTGTCTGACTCGCTGCGCCTGCAGCAGCTCTTCAGGGACGTAGAGGACGAGGAGACCTGGATCAGGGAGAAGGAGCCCATCGCCTCATCCACCAACAGAG GTAAAGACCTTATTGGAGTCCAGAACCTGCTGAAGAAGCACCAGGCTCTGCAGGCTGAGATCACAGGTCACGAGCCTCGGATCAAAGCCGTGACCCAGAAAGGAGAAACCATGGTGGAGGAAG GTCACTTTGCCGGGGAGGAGGTGAAGGCCAAGCTGGGGGAGTTGCACGGACGTTGGGACACCTTGAAGGGCAAGGCGGGGCAGAGGAGGCAGGACCTGGAGGACTCCCTGCAGGCCCAGCAGTACTTTGCCGACGCCAACGAGGCCGAGTCTTGGATGAGGGAGAAGGAGCCCATCGTCGGGAGCCCTGACTATGGGAAAGACGAGGATTCAGCTGAG GCACTGCTGAAGAAGCACGAGGCCCTGATGTCAGATCTGACGGCGTACGGCAGCAGCATCCAGGCTCTGAAGGAGCAGGCTCAGTCCTGCAGG CAACAAGTGGCTCCGACTGATGACGAGACTGGGAAGGAGCTGGTTCTGGCTCTGTACGACTATCAGGAGAAAAGCCCGCGCGAAGTGACTATGAAGAAGGGTGACATCCTGACCCTGCTCAACAGCACCAACAAG GACTGGTGGAAGGTGGAGGTGAACGACCGGCAGGGCTTTGTTCCGGCCGCCTATGTGAAGAAGTTGGACCCGACTCAGTCGTCTTCCAGGGAGAACTTGCTGGACGAGCATGGCAGCATCGCAGCTCGACAGGAACAGATCGAGAACCA GCTCGTCACCAAGGAGCCCTGCAGCGTGTCTGTGCGCATGAAGCAGGTGGAAGAGCT GTACGGCACGCTGCTGGAGCTGGGGGAGAAGAGGAAGGACATGCTGGAGAAGAGCTGCAAGAAGTTCATGTTGTTCCGCGAAGCCAACGAGCTCCAGCAGTGGATCCACGAGAAGGAGAGCGCCCTGACCAACGAGGAGGTCGGCTCCGACCTGGAGCAGGTCGAGGTTCTGCAGAAGAAGTTCGACGACTTCCAGAAG GACCTGAAGGCCAACGAGTCCCGGCTGAGGGACATCAACAAGGTGGCGTCGGAGCTGGAGTCTGAAGGCCTGATGGCGGAGGAGGCTCCCATGGTCCAGGCCCAG CAACAGGAGCAGCTGGGATCCGCTCCGGGAAAG GACGAGTCTGACTCCAAGACGGCTTCGCCCTGGAAG acCATACGACTGGGTGTCCAAACGACGGCTAACTTTAATACCATCAAG GAGCTGAACAACCGCTGGCGCTCGCTGCAGCAGCTGGCCGAGGACCGCAGCAACATGCTGGGCAGCGCCCACGAGGTGCAGCGCTTCCACAG GGACGCCGACGAAACCAAGGAGTGGATCGAGGAGAAGAACCAGGCGCTGAACACGGACAACTACGGCCACGACCTGGCCAGCGTCCAGGCGCTGCAGCGCAAACACGAAGGCTTCGAGAGAGACCTGGCGGCGCTGGGCGATAAG GTGAAGTCTCTGGGCGAGACGGCGGAGCGTCTGATCCAGTCGCACCCGGAGGCCGTGGACGACATCCAGGAGAAATGCACGGAGCTGAACACGGCGTGGAGCAGCCTGGTGGGCCGCGCCGACCAGCGCAAGGAGAAGCTGGGCAACTCCCACGACCTGCAGCGCTTCCTGTCCGACTTCAG GGATCTGATGTCGTGGATCAACGGGATCCGAGGCCTGGTGTCGTCCGAGGAGCTGGCTAAAGACGTGACGGGCGCCGAGGCGCTGCTGGAGCGCCACCAG GAGCACCGGACGGAGATCGACGCGCGGGCCGGGACCTTCCAGGCCTTCGAGCAGTTCGGCCAGCAGCTGCTGGCGCGCGGCCACTACGCCAGCCCCGACATCCAGCAGAAGCTGAAGGCTCTGGACCAGGAGCGCGCCGACCTGGAGAAGGCCTGGGTGCAGCGCCGCATGATGCTGGACCAGTGCCTGGAGCTGCAG CTCTTCAACCGGGACTGTGAGCAGGCCGAGAACTGGATGGCGGCGCGGGAAGCCTTCCTGGCCAGCGACGACAAGGGCGACTCGCTGGACAGCGTGGAGGCGCTCATCAAGAAGCACGAGGACTTCGACAAGGCCATCAACGTCCAG GAGGAGAAGATCGCCGCTCTGCAGTCCTTTGCTGACCAGCTGATCGGAGCCGATCATTACGCCAAGCCGGAGATCTACAACCGCCGCAACGAGGTTCTGGACAG GTGGCGCCGGCTGAAGGCCCAGATGATCGAGAAGCGCTCCAAGCTGGGCGAGTCCCAGACGCTGCAGCAGTTCAGCCGGGACGTGGACGAGATCGAGGCCTGGATCAGCGAGAAGCTGCAGACCGCCACCGACGAGTCCTACAAGGACCCCACCAACATCCAG CTGTCCAAGCTGCTG AGCAAACATCAGAAGCACCAGGCGTTTGAGGCGGAGCTGCACGCCAACGCCGACCGCATCAAAGGAGTCATCGACACGGGGAACGCCCTGATCCAGAGAGGAGCCTGCGCCGGCAGCGAGGACGCCGTCAAG GCGCGGCTCAACGCTCTGGACGAGCAGTGGCAGTTCCTCGTCAACAAATCAGCAGAGAAGAGTCAGAAGCTGAAGGAGGCCAACAAGCAGCAGAACTTCAACACCGGCATCAAGGACTTTGATTTCTGGTTGTCTGAG GTCGAAGCTCTTCTGGCCTCCGAGGATTACGGCAAAGACCTGGCTTCAGTCAACAACCTGCTGAAGAAACACCAGCTGCTGGAGGCCGACATCTCTGCTCACGAG GACCGTCTGAAGGACCTGAACGGCCAGGCCGACAGCCTGATGGCCAGCAACGCCTTCGACACCTCGCAGGTGAAGGACAAGCGCGACGCCGTCAACGGCCGCTTCGCCAAGATCAAGAGCATGGCCGCCGGCCGCCGCGCCAAGCTCAACGAGTCGCACCGCCTGCACCAGTTCTTCCGGGACCTGGATGACGAGGAGTCCTGGATCAA GGAGAAGAAGCTGTTGGTCGGATCGGAGGATTACGGACGTGATTTGACGGGAGTTCAGAACCTGAGGAAGAAGCATAAGAGGCTGGAAGCCGAGCTGGCGGCGCATGAGCCGGCTATCCAG TCTGTGCTGGACACCGGGAAGAAGCTGTCTGATGACAACACCATCGGTCAGGAGGAGATCCAGCAGAGGCTGGCCCAGTTCGTGGACCACTGGAAGGAGCTGAAGGATTTATCTGGAgccag AGGGAAGAGGCTGGAGGAGTCGCTGGAATACCAGCAGTTTGTGGCGAacgtggaggaggaggaagcttgGATCAATGAGAAGTTGAACCTGGTTGGAAGCGAAGACTACGGAGACACGCTGGCGGCGGTGCAG GGCCTGCTGAAGAAACACGAAGCGTTTGAGACGGACTTCACGGTCCACCGGGATCGGGTCGGCGACGTCTGCGCCAACGGAGAGGAGCTCATCAAGAAG AACAACCACCACGTGGACAACATCAGcgccaagatggccgccctgagAGGGAAGGTGTCGGAGCTGGAGCGGGCGGCGGCCCAGAGGAAGGCCAAGCTGGACGAGAACTCGGCGTTCCTGCAGTTCAACTGGAAGGCCGACGTGGTGGAGTCCTGGATCG GTGAGAAGGAGAACAGCCTGAAGACCGACGACTACGGCAGAGACCTGTCCTCGGTCCAGACACTGCTCACCAAGCAG GAGACGTTTGACGCCGGCCTGCAGGCCTTCCAGCAGGAAGGAATCACCAACATCACGGCGCTGAAGGACCAGCTGCTGGCCGCGCAGCACGTCCAGTCCAAGGCCATCGAGGCGCGGCACGCCGCCCTCATCAAGCGCTGGAACCAGCTGCTGTCCAACTCGGCGGCGCGGAAGAAGAAGCTGCTGGAGGCGCAGGACCATTTCCGCAAGGTGGAGGACCTCTTCCTGACCTTCGCCAAGAAGGCCTCGGCCTTCAACAGCTGGTTCGAGAACGCCGAGGAGGACCTGACCGACCCGGTCCGCTGCAACTCCCTGGAGGAGATCCGGGCGCTGCGCGAGGCCCACGAGGCGTTCCGCTCCTCGCTGAGCTCGGCCCAAACCGACTTCAACCAGCTGGCCGAGCTGGACCAGCAGATCAAGAGCTACCAGGTGGCGTCCAACCCCTACACCTGGTTCACCATGGAGGCCCTGGAGGAGACCTGGAGGAACCTGCAGAAGATCATCAAG GAGAGAGAGCTGGAGCTGCAGAAGGAGCAGAGGAGGCAGGAGGAGAACGACAAGCTGCGGCAGGAGTTCGCTCAACACGCCAACGCCTTCCACCAGTGGCTGCAGGAGACCAG GACGTATCTTCTGGACGG GTCCTGCATGGTGGAAGAGTCCGGAACCCTGGAGTCTCAGCTGGAGGCCACCAAG CGGAAGCACCAGGAGATCCGGGCGATGCGCAGCCAGCTGAAGAAGATCGAGGATCTGGGGGCGGCCATGGAGGAAGCTCTGATCCTGGACAACAAATACACGGAGCACAGCACCGTGGGGCTGGCCCAGCAGTGGGACCAACTGGACCAGCTGGGCATGAGGATGCAGCACAACCTGGAGCAGCAGATCCAGGCCCG AAACACGACCGGCGTGACGGAGGAGGCGCTGAAGGAGTTCAGCATGATGTTCAA GCACTTCGACAAGGAGAAGTCGGGCCGCCTGAACCACCAGGAGTTCAAGTCGTGTCTGCGCTCGCTGGGCTACGACCTTCCCATGGTGGAGGAAGGAGAACCCGACCCGGAGTTTGAGGCCATCCTGGACACGGTGGACCCCAACAG GGACGGGAACGTGTCGCTGCAGGAGTACATGGCCTTCATGATCAGCCGGGAGACGGAGAACGTCAAGTCGAGCGAGGAGATCGAGAGCGCCTTCCGGGCGCTGAGCGCCGAGAACAAACCCTACGTCACCAAGGAGGAGCTGTACCAG AACCTGACCAAGGAGCAGGCCGACTACTGCCTGTCGCACATGAAGCCGTACCTGGACAGCAAGGGCCGCGAGTTGCCGTCGGCGTTCGACTTCGTGGAGTTCACGCGCTCGCTGTTCGTCAACTGA